A part of Oligoflexus sp. genomic DNA contains:
- a CDS encoding HAMP domain-containing sensor histidine kinase — MTEGKDNLRSNKFLHIRWQEAHLALYTKYANFICIALMLLTIPTDFVSFPIDEAWRVVNARFLVIIIFLMDLTLLMTVARKVRRPTLLLNTLLFTSTLTINVLYLYFLFSMDNQYRLAVTTGCLTSILATHIFLYRFYAVHNSFTLIYGLGLTVCFAMQGEWRSSLIPLFLGHATGFALSLFFRKVFQQSLEKDYLIKIQAEAIRKQSEQIEATLKDKDNLLRILVHDIANPLCVIMGNESYLTEQEAHLDQVSMKRLSRIHNACLAIDHLIVHVREFEAVRSGKKTVKIEPCSVNEAIDGAILMVEAKAEAKSVAINVHYSKTRDILCVAEGLSLTHQVLVNILSNAIKFSPLGGKVDIFIDRNEGNVEIAVRDYGVGIPPEILGGLFNPSKPTTRTGTAGEKGTGFGMPLAKAYVDKFGGQLRIESETPDKSLDKHGTRVTIILPLWSSRTSGVEAA; from the coding sequence ATGACAGAAGGAAAAGACAACCTGCGTTCCAATAAGTTTCTGCATATAAGGTGGCAGGAAGCTCATCTTGCTCTTTATACCAAGTATGCGAATTTCATCTGTATTGCCCTGATGCTTCTGACCATTCCCACGGATTTTGTCTCTTTTCCCATAGACGAAGCCTGGCGGGTCGTCAATGCGCGCTTTTTGGTGATCATCATCTTTCTGATGGATCTCACGCTGCTCATGACCGTGGCACGCAAAGTCCGTCGCCCCACGCTCCTTTTGAATACTCTTCTCTTCACCAGCACCTTAACCATCAATGTTCTTTATCTCTACTTCCTTTTTTCCATGGACAACCAATATCGCCTGGCTGTCACCACGGGTTGCCTGACTTCCATCCTCGCCACGCACATCTTTCTTTACCGTTTTTATGCGGTTCATAACTCGTTTACCCTGATCTATGGACTGGGTCTCACCGTCTGCTTTGCGATGCAGGGCGAGTGGCGCTCCTCGCTCATTCCCCTGTTCCTGGGGCATGCGACGGGCTTCGCTCTTTCCCTTTTTTTCCGCAAGGTCTTTCAGCAGTCCTTGGAAAAGGACTACCTGATCAAAATCCAGGCCGAAGCCATCCGCAAGCAGTCCGAGCAGATCGAAGCCACGCTGAAGGATAAGGACAACCTGCTCAGGATCCTGGTTCATGACATTGCCAATCCTCTTTGCGTCATCATGGGGAATGAAAGCTATCTTACTGAGCAGGAGGCCCATCTGGATCAGGTTTCCATGAAGCGTCTCTCCCGCATTCATAATGCCTGTCTCGCCATTGATCATCTGATTGTGCATGTCCGGGAGTTTGAAGCGGTGCGTTCCGGCAAAAAAACGGTGAAGATCGAGCCCTGCTCGGTGAATGAGGCCATCGACGGCGCCATCCTCATGGTCGAAGCCAAGGCGGAGGCCAAAAGCGTGGCAATCAATGTTCATTATTCCAAGACCCGTGATATCCTGTGCGTCGCGGAAGGGCTGTCTTTGACCCACCAGGTCCTGGTGAACATCCTGAGCAACGCCATCAAATTCTCGCCTTTGGGCGGCAAGGTTGATATCTTTATCGACCGGAATGAAGGCAACGTGGAAATCGCGGTGCGGGATTACGGAGTCGGCATTCCGCCTGAAATCCTGGGCGGCCTTTTCAATCCGAGCAAGCCTACAACCCGAACAGGAACCGCAGGCGAGAAAGGTACAGGCTTTGGCATGCCTCTCGCCAAAGCCTACGTGGATAAATTCGGGGGTCAGCTGCGGATCGAAAGTGAAACGCCGGATAAATCCCTGGATAAGCACGGCACCAGAGTCACCATCATCCTTCCCTTATGGAGTTCAAGGACTTCAGGAGTTGAAGCGGCTTAG
- a CDS encoding HNH endonuclease — protein sequence MKDPNLIRKETLAITDVLPHVIFTPKELSATSFPEALVMIAGDPINMTSLKLQTFRENGVRCRICGCKGSYFAKEKYPAEPYYHLNLYALKDGREVLMTKDHILPITKGGRDRLNNFQTLCIECNRKKASKTPEKVKKKKLK from the coding sequence GTGAAGGATCCCAATCTGATTCGCAAGGAAACGCTGGCTATTACCGATGTCCTTCCCCATGTCATCTTCACTCCGAAGGAACTGAGTGCCACGAGTTTTCCCGAGGCCCTGGTGATGATTGCGGGTGATCCCATCAACATGACCTCTTTGAAACTGCAGACCTTCCGCGAAAATGGCGTCCGCTGCCGTATCTGCGGCTGCAAAGGCAGCTACTTCGCCAAGGAAAAGTATCCGGCCGAGCCCTACTATCACCTGAATCTTTACGCGCTGAAGGATGGGCGTGAGGTGCTCATGACCAAGGATCACATCCTGCCCATCACCAAAGGCGGTCGTGATCGGCTGAATAATTTTCAGACGCTCTGCATTGAATGCAATCGTAAGAAGGCCAGTAAAACGCCGGAGAAAGTTAAAAAGAAGAAGCTGAAATAA
- a CDS encoding sensor histidine kinase has product MLAEMLLSLNTLTAVPLTGEATDLGPRIVWVEDQKGNMSLEEFSESIARGEYKSSRNNAPNLGYMHHPVYFVVPIENQSDHHRFILNITYPLLDEVTLHVISDKTVQQPFTSGDHVPFSQRYRPYRTINFKLDLPVSAKAYLVFRVKSESAMQLQMRIHSESDFGDMAARESLVLGLYYGLNLVMILYNAFLYLSLRMRGYLFYVGYLALHLLFQASLHGVVFQFLFPNNPGLNDKMLWVWSCMGFVFAFLFALHFHELDARLPRTARAARAITWVHVVFLCLSFVMPYYIVAWVGTFLVSVVNSLVMVGIGLISLRHGYRPARYFTVGWSILVLGNFIYGLKHLTLLPSHFLVDHGMLICSSIEVVLLSLALGDRVNLLQQERDDANRALIDGYSRLQVEIDRREELEKQKAALGQEIRQATEQLIQADKMSTMGQLVAGVAHDIANPTQLIINSKTEALKNVTTIEERLNALLEGDDPEVVSVRTTFASDLTQTRSSLDDISTAVDRIEAIQSAIRNQTRVDSQPSLVQLRPLIDECLTILRSKLKPLRVDIECPEDLTLECRRSQLGQVITNLLSNAADALMEKGLERDAHRTEPHLLVRAALGENMVTIEIEDDGPGISPDKMEKIFTPFFTTKAVGVGTGLGLSICQKIITAHGGSIRVQHPRKLQGACFHIEVPVVALKEVA; this is encoded by the coding sequence ATGCTGGCCGAAATGCTGCTGAGTTTGAATACTCTGACCGCAGTGCCCCTGACGGGTGAGGCCACTGACCTGGGGCCCCGGATCGTTTGGGTCGAAGATCAAAAGGGCAACATGAGCCTTGAGGAATTCAGCGAGTCGATTGCCCGGGGTGAATACAAGTCATCCCGCAATAACGCGCCTAACCTCGGCTACATGCATCATCCGGTTTACTTCGTCGTGCCGATTGAAAATCAAAGCGATCATCATCGCTTCATTCTGAATATCACCTATCCGCTTTTGGATGAGGTCACACTGCACGTTATTTCGGATAAAACGGTTCAGCAGCCCTTCACAAGCGGGGATCATGTCCCCTTCTCGCAGCGCTATCGACCCTATCGGACGATCAACTTCAAACTCGATCTGCCAGTTTCCGCAAAAGCCTATCTCGTCTTCCGCGTGAAGTCCGAAAGTGCGATGCAGCTGCAGATGCGTATTCACAGTGAATCAGACTTCGGGGACATGGCGGCCCGCGAAAGCCTTGTGCTCGGCCTCTACTACGGCCTGAATCTGGTCATGATTCTTTATAACGCCTTCCTCTATCTTTCGCTGCGCATGCGAGGCTATCTCTTCTATGTGGGATACCTTGCGCTTCACCTGCTGTTTCAGGCGAGCCTTCATGGGGTGGTCTTCCAGTTCCTCTTCCCCAATAATCCAGGCCTGAATGATAAGATGCTCTGGGTTTGGAGCTGCATGGGTTTTGTCTTCGCCTTCCTATTCGCGCTGCACTTTCACGAACTCGACGCCCGACTGCCCCGCACGGCCAGGGCTGCAAGGGCCATAACCTGGGTTCATGTCGTCTTTCTTTGCCTCAGCTTCGTGATGCCCTACTATATCGTGGCCTGGGTGGGAACCTTCCTGGTTTCCGTCGTCAATTCGCTGGTGATGGTCGGCATCGGGCTCATCAGCCTGCGGCATGGATACCGGCCTGCCCGATATTTTACTGTGGGTTGGAGTATCCTCGTTCTCGGGAACTTCATCTATGGCCTGAAGCATCTCACGCTGCTGCCTTCGCACTTCCTCGTCGACCACGGGATGCTCATCTGCTCGTCGATCGAAGTGGTTCTTCTGTCCCTCGCTCTCGGAGATCGCGTGAACCTCCTTCAGCAGGAACGGGATGACGCCAACCGGGCTTTGATTGATGGCTATTCCCGCCTGCAGGTCGAGATCGACCGCCGCGAAGAACTGGAAAAGCAAAAAGCCGCCCTGGGTCAGGAGATCCGCCAGGCCACCGAGCAGCTTATCCAGGCTGATAAGATGTCGACCATGGGCCAGCTTGTGGCGGGGGTGGCTCATGATATTGCGAATCCCACTCAGCTTATTATCAATTCCAAGACTGAAGCCTTGAAGAACGTGACCACGATTGAGGAGCGCCTGAATGCGCTTTTGGAAGGTGATGATCCGGAGGTGGTCTCGGTAAGAACGACTTTTGCCAGCGATCTGACCCAAACCCGGTCGTCACTTGATGACATCAGCACAGCGGTGGATCGCATCGAAGCCATCCAGAGCGCGATTCGCAATCAAACGCGGGTGGACTCCCAACCCTCGCTCGTTCAGCTGCGCCCTTTGATTGATGAATGCCTCACCATACTGCGTTCGAAGCTGAAACCTTTGCGGGTGGATATCGAATGCCCGGAAGACCTGACGCTGGAGTGCCGCCGCTCCCAACTTGGTCAGGTGATCACCAACCTTCTGAGCAACGCGGCCGATGCCCTTATGGAGAAGGGCCTGGAAAGGGATGCGCATCGCACTGAGCCGCATCTTCTGGTGCGTGCTGCGCTCGGGGAAAACATGGTCACGATTGAAATCGAGGATGACGGTCCTGGCATTTCCCCGGACAAGATGGAAAAGATCTTCACGCCCTTTTTCACAACCAAGGCCGTGGGCGTCGGGACCGGCCTTGGGCTGTCCATTTGTCAAAAGATCATCACGGCTCATGGGGGAAGCATTCGCGTGCAGCATCCCCGCAAGCTTCAGGGCGCCTGCTTTCATATCGAAGTTCCGGTGGTGGCCCTTAAAGAGGTCGCCTGA
- a CDS encoding 7TM diverse intracellular signaling domain-containing protein: MLVRPLHFRLSIWVHGLLLMLCLLPSLTMRAAPLELSHQESVSLGQDSHYLTEKQPTLNFQEARLLHFPLITSGSPNFGWTDLTLWLRTELIKRNELTYILEVGYPLLDELDIYIEREGKLVAHHVLGDHQGGTKRLKNAIKPALEFPHEPGHYQITIRVRSSSSVQVPMTLLQENTYHDRMLGDFSTLFGYVGAVTIMIIYNAFICLKTRSRAYFHYVAFMSLFLALQVALNGFGQVYLWPETGSNLIIGHFSYILDYFVYQFTRSFLGFHNRPGLDRFLQGMAGLSALGFFLSLFVPYALSVRIMASLTLSTAIGLLAVGAFATFVDRTHEGKFYLLAWGAMLVGCVIYLSKQLGWLPYNALTHNAFMIGNITQIALLSFGLADRFNRLQQLAREADQARAEAEAELSLSLKTRVYLVSDMAHRLNNPLNYISTNQANLDREMADLHKDMNHIIEEWHPRNQPDLYEMARGHINQRFQLMKESMSFIEDGIRRSASSVIAIRQLSGVDGYQLDRLNILELLELAQQRIMETAGKAAAARFHIKGQLTPLEVYTNRFAIPMVIELIFRNWISVTSLTENFTVELTTSGSGKPSLMMALNYANRDQAKHIVEHILPFLNQILRPYESLILCVQNEASLSISLNFGQEKPVATLREVA; the protein is encoded by the coding sequence GTGCTAGTACGGCCCCTTCATTTCCGACTGTCCATCTGGGTCCATGGACTCCTTCTGATGCTTTGCCTCCTGCCGTCCCTAACGATGCGGGCCGCTCCCTTGGAGCTCAGCCATCAGGAATCGGTAAGCCTGGGCCAGGATTCCCACTATCTGACGGAAAAACAGCCGACATTGAACTTTCAAGAGGCGCGCCTTCTTCACTTTCCTCTGATAACGAGCGGTTCCCCCAATTTCGGCTGGACGGATCTGACCCTCTGGCTCCGAACAGAACTGATCAAAAGAAATGAACTGACCTATATCCTGGAAGTTGGCTACCCCCTGCTGGATGAGCTTGATATCTACATCGAACGCGAAGGCAAACTGGTTGCGCATCATGTGCTTGGTGATCACCAGGGCGGCACGAAACGCCTGAAAAATGCGATCAAACCGGCTCTTGAGTTTCCGCATGAACCGGGCCACTATCAGATCACGATCCGCGTTCGCTCGTCATCGTCCGTGCAGGTACCGATGACTCTTCTTCAGGAAAACACCTATCACGATCGGATGCTTGGAGACTTTTCCACGCTCTTCGGCTACGTCGGCGCCGTCACTATCATGATCATCTATAACGCCTTCATTTGCCTGAAAACCCGCAGCCGCGCCTACTTTCATTATGTGGCCTTCATGAGCCTTTTTCTGGCCCTGCAGGTGGCTCTGAATGGTTTTGGCCAGGTCTATCTTTGGCCGGAAACGGGAAGCAACCTCATCATTGGGCACTTCTCCTATATCCTCGATTACTTTGTGTATCAGTTCACCCGCTCGTTCCTCGGCTTTCACAATCGCCCGGGACTTGATCGCTTTCTGCAGGGCATGGCGGGGCTATCGGCCCTTGGCTTTTTCCTTTCCCTTTTTGTACCCTATGCCTTGTCTGTTCGTATCATGGCGAGCCTGACGTTATCCACCGCGATCGGTCTTCTTGCGGTGGGTGCCTTCGCGACCTTCGTGGATCGTACGCATGAAGGGAAATTCTATCTCCTCGCCTGGGGCGCGATGCTCGTCGGCTGTGTCATCTATCTTTCCAAACAGCTCGGCTGGCTACCCTACAATGCCCTGACTCACAATGCCTTCATGATCGGCAACATCACGCAGATTGCGCTTTTATCCTTTGGTCTGGCGGATCGCTTCAATCGCCTGCAGCAGTTGGCGCGCGAGGCGGACCAGGCGCGTGCCGAGGCCGAGGCCGAACTCAGCCTGTCCCTGAAAACCAGGGTCTATCTTGTCTCGGACATGGCCCATCGGCTGAACAATCCTTTGAATTATATCTCGACCAATCAGGCCAACCTCGATAGGGAGATGGCGGATCTTCACAAGGATATGAACCATATCATTGAAGAGTGGCACCCCCGCAACCAGCCGGATCTTTATGAAATGGCCCGCGGTCATATCAACCAGCGATTTCAGCTCATGAAGGAATCCATGAGCTTCATCGAGGATGGCATCAGACGCTCCGCCTCGTCAGTGATCGCGATTCGGCAACTCAGCGGCGTCGATGGGTATCAGCTGGACCGCCTGAACATCCTGGAGCTTTTGGAGCTGGCGCAGCAAAGGATCATGGAAACCGCCGGCAAAGCCGCTGCTGCCCGTTTTCATATCAAAGGTCAGCTGACGCCGCTGGAAGTTTACACCAATCGCTTTGCGATCCCGATGGTGATCGAACTGATCTTCCGCAACTGGATCAGTGTCACGAGCCTTACGGAAAACTTCACGGTTGAACTGACCACGAGCGGAAGTGGCAAACCTTCGCTCATGATGGCCTTGAATTATGCGAATCGGGATCAAGCGAAGCACATCGTCGAGCATATTCTGCCCTTTTTGAATCAGATCCTGAGGCCCTATGAGTCGCTGATCCTTTGCGTCCAAAACGAAGCCTCGCTCTCCATATCGCTGAATTTCGGTCAGGAAAAGCCTGTCGCGACTCTGCGGGAGGTGGCGTGA
- a CDS encoding response regulator — MKLNLKAAAGVHAGDEQRKDEGLHRILIVDDELPNLDGLSRQLRDQYNVLTFQSAVDALKMVDKGGNEGQFSVVISDQIMPEMSGVEFLRELHKRTHPAPRIMLTGYAALDNVISAVNEASIFRYMTKPIFPDQLLRTVHEAIKHFEVHRENARLVTLVKQLLEKNAELNKTVHSLSPNTPKGTVETEEFAPKRVPLAVVFADIRGFTALSRTVQPEKLIEVLDKIICALHEVVYKFGGVVDKHLGDGLMAVFGLSGESMLNTALAATESMAERSRAILEGLPAPFDKLKLSFGLASGDVVLGMIGSINRSELAVIGDIANLAARLQELSKVTLTSEQGRQSLGDFKRVMAICTSGLLEFPSNFKKATLHNEVGVRDFPEIKEVGVYSC; from the coding sequence ATGAAGCTAAACCTGAAGGCTGCTGCCGGCGTCCATGCTGGTGACGAGCAAAGAAAAGACGAAGGCCTCCATCGAATCCTGATCGTGGATGATGAGCTTCCGAATCTTGATGGTCTATCGCGTCAGCTGCGAGACCAGTACAATGTGTTGACCTTTCAATCCGCCGTGGATGCTCTCAAAATGGTGGACAAGGGCGGGAATGAAGGTCAATTCTCCGTCGTCATCAGCGACCAGATCATGCCCGAGATGAGTGGCGTGGAATTTCTGCGGGAGCTTCACAAACGAACGCATCCCGCACCGCGCATCATGCTCACAGGCTATGCGGCCTTGGACAACGTGATCTCGGCGGTCAATGAAGCCTCCATCTTCCGCTACATGACCAAACCCATCTTCCCCGATCAGCTGCTCCGCACCGTTCATGAAGCCATCAAACACTTCGAAGTCCACCGCGAAAACGCCCGGCTCGTGACGCTCGTCAAACAGCTGCTGGAAAAAAACGCGGAACTCAATAAGACCGTCCATAGCCTTTCGCCGAATACTCCCAAAGGAACAGTGGAAACCGAGGAATTTGCGCCCAAGCGGGTGCCGCTGGCGGTGGTCTTCGCCGACATTCGTGGTTTCACCGCTCTCTCCCGCACGGTTCAGCCGGAAAAATTGATCGAGGTCCTGGATAAGATCATCTGCGCCCTGCATGAGGTGGTCTATAAGTTTGGAGGCGTGGTCGACAAGCACCTGGGGGATGGGCTCATGGCGGTTTTCGGGCTCTCCGGGGAATCCATGCTGAATACAGCTTTGGCGGCCACCGAAAGCATGGCGGAACGTTCGCGGGCCATCCTCGAAGGTCTGCCGGCTCCCTTTGATAAACTGAAACTGTCCTTCGGCCTCGCCTCGGGTGACGTCGTCCTCGGCATGATCGGAAGCATCAATCGTTCCGAACTCGCTGTCATCGGGGATATCGCCAATCTCGCAGCCAGACTGCAGGAGCTGAGCAAGGTGACCTTGACCTCGGAACAGGGTCGACAAAGCCTCGGGGATTTCAAGCGTGTGATGGCCATCTGTACCAGCGGCCTTTTGGAGTTCCCTTCCAATTTTAAGAAGGCCACGCTTCATAACGAGGTGGGTGTCCGCGATTTCCCGGAAATCAAAGAGGTCGGGGTATACTCGTGCTAG